One Drosophila subpulchrella strain 33 F10 #4 breed RU33 unplaced genomic scaffold, RU_Dsub_v1.1 Primary Assembly Seq84, whole genome shotgun sequence genomic window carries:
- the LOC119562709 gene encoding uncharacterized protein LOC119562709 isoform X1 codes for MGTYPQTVKLLFLLCLAIALLVPPGTTGVGQEDSPISVGLLHRSKRTMTTICAEITPGGSQDEPYYMCRGANFGGENGQNCVKVRNQGGQGEPFYMCRGPNPGLSPAINSHYAIQHDSVHNFPSVPALEVGSTSHQAVSEDHIQQDQPAGSTSYQKKPHYPHLPQQHQPHAHSRFYGSHLAAPSSVDSPPVASPGISTGPARSSNHPNNKEMVGHSRHQFNFKGDVLAVPNLGFQQDELNQELCRPENQPYPEDQLMWVSLSHTQGPENDPVMKAFYSSLTSAGAMAPADNQPVSVPLEPIGKMASGYSHFDSQYPGASAPATLSSPPSTYSQAELSADPNQHCSGHSASVPPFQCLTQPNIGVSLRTSCPNLQPVIITMPCYGQRQPTPYIALPRTPPGIVRSKTKAIPFGLDKGPMVSPFGGGFGLGSQFGSPFGMNQIGTEEYDMEHQVGGPFGMGLQFGMGFNPFGQFGAANPFNPFNRILGAPAPNVPAPNLFQRVLNFKQSDEISSTTEAAPHSKAYTVRSEKLDFSSSTPTPFTSEHPNPILGTHQESFEDEDSHEDNKEVTTSLPASEAEDSTPEISDILSKAASLLRPDKRKRLTHRSIGRVSQRHRYLQQL; via the coding sequence ATGGGTACTTATCCACAGACCGTGAAACTGCTGTTCCTGTTATGTCTGGCCATCGCGCTATTGGTACCTCCAGGTACAACTGGAGTTGGGCAAGAAGACAGCCCAATTTCTGTTGGGCTGCTACATCGCAGCAAGCGGACCATGACTACGATCTGCGCGGAGATTACGCCAGGTGGTTCACAGGATGAGCCTTATTATATGTGCCGGGGTGCCAACTTTGGTGGCGAGAATGGGCAAAATTGTGTGAAGGTTAGGAACCAAGGCGGTCAGGGGGAGCCCTTCTATATGTGCCGGGGACCCAACCCAGGACTTTCGCCAGCTATAAACTCGCATTACGCCATACAACATGATTCCGTTCACAACTTTCCATCGGTTCCCGCCTTAGAAGTTGGGTCAACTTCACACCAGGCAGTCTCAGAAGATCACATTCAACAGGACCAGCCAGCAGGTTCCACGTCATATCAGAAGAAGCCCCACTATCCCCATCTTCCTCAGCAGCACCAGCCCCACGCCCATTCAAGATTCTACGGAAGCCACTTGGCTGCCCCTTCGTCTGTGGACAGCCCGCCAGTAGCTTCACCAGGAATTTCAACTGGACCTGCGAGGTCTTCGAACCACCCAAACAATAAGGAAATGGTCGGGCACAGTCGGcatcaatttaatttcaaagGCGATGTGCTGGCCGTGCCGAATTTGGGGTTTCAGCAGGACGAGCTCAACCAAGAACTGTGCAGACCAGAAAACCAGCCCTATCCTGAGGATCAGTTGATGTGGGTGTCTCTGTCACATACGCAGGGACCCGAAAATGATCCGGTTATGAAAGCTTTTTACAGTAGTTTGACAAGCGCGGGAGCCATGGCACCAGCTGATAACCAACCGGTTTCTGTTCCATTAGAACCGATAGGTAAAATGGCGTCTGGATACAGTCATTTTGATAGTCAATACCCAGGAGCTTCTGCTCCAGCAACGCTGTCATCTCCGCCTTCAACATACTCTCAAGCTGAGCTTTCAGCTGACCCCAACCAACACTGCAGTGGACATAGTGCCTCAGTACCCCCTTTTCAATGCCTAACGCAGCCAAATATCGGGGTGAGCCTCAGAACCTCCTGTCCAAATTTGCAGCCAGTTATTATAACCATGCCTTGCTACGGGCAACGGCAGCCGACGCCCTACATCGCTCTGCCGAGAACCCCACCTGGAATAGTAAGAAGTAAAACCAAGGCAATTCCCTTTGGTCTTGATAAGGGTCCTATGGTAAGTCCTTTTGGAGGTGGCTTTGGATTGGGTAGCCAGTTTGGAAGTCCCTTTGGCATGAATCAGATAGGAACCGAGGAATATGACATGGAACACCAGGTGGGTGGCCCCTTCGGCATGGGATTGCAATTCGGCATGGGTTTTAACCCTTTTGGCCAATTTGGAGCCGCTAACCCTTTTAATCCCTTTAACAGAATCCTAGGAGCGCCGGCTCCCAATGTTCCAGCGCCCAATCTCTTTCAGCGGGTACTCAATTTTAAGCAGAGCGATGAAATCAGTTCGACCACAGAAGCAGCACCACATTCTAAAGCGTACACCGTAAGATCAGAGAAGCTGGACTTTTCTAGTAGCACTCCGACGCCTTTTACCTCAGAACACCCTAATCCCATTTTGGGCACGCACCAGGAGAGTTTCGAGGATGAAGACTCTCATGAAGATAATAAGGAGGTGACCACATCCCTCCCAGCATCAGAGGCCGAAGATTCCACCCCTGAGATTTCGGACATCCTAAGCAAGGCCGCCAGTCTTCTAAGGCCCGACAAACGCAAGCGGCTCACCCATCGCTCCATCGGCCGCGTCTCACAAAGGCACAGATACTTGCAGCAGTTGTAG
- the LOC119562709 gene encoding uncharacterized protein LOC119562709 isoform X2, with amino-acid sequence MGTYPQTVKLLFLLCLAIALLVPPGTTGVGQEDSPISVGLLHRSKRTMTTICAEITPGGSQDEPYYMCRGANFGGENGQNCVKVRNQGGQGEPFYMCRGPNPGLSPAINSHYAIQHDSVHNFPSVPALEVGSTSHQAVSEDHIQQDQPAGSTSYQKKPHYPHLPQQHQPHAHSRFYGSHLAAPSSVDSPPVASPGISTGPARSSNHPNNKEMVGHSRHQFNFKGDVLAVPNLGFQQDELNQELCRPENQPYPEDQLMWVSLSHTQGPENDPVMKAFYSSLTSAGAMAPADNQPVSVPLEPIGKMASGYSHFDSQYPGASAPATLSSPPSTYSQAELSADPNQHCSGHSASVPPFQCLTQPNIGVSLRTSCPNLQPVIITMPCYGQRQPTPYIALPRTPPGIVRSKTKAIPFGLDKGPMVSPFGGGFGLGSQFGSPFGMNQIGTEEYDMEHQNPRSAGSQCSSAQSLSAGTQF; translated from the exons ATGGGTACTTATCCACAGACCGTGAAACTGCTGTTCCTGTTATGTCTGGCCATCGCGCTATTGGTACCTCCAGGTACAACTGGAGTTGGGCAAGAAGACAGCCCAATTTCTGTTGGGCTGCTACATCGCAGCAAGCGGACCATGACTACGATCTGCGCGGAGATTACGCCAGGTGGTTCACAGGATGAGCCTTATTATATGTGCCGGGGTGCCAACTTTGGTGGCGAGAATGGGCAAAATTGTGTGAAGGTTAGGAACCAAGGCGGTCAGGGGGAGCCCTTCTATATGTGCCGGGGACCCAACCCAGGACTTTCGCCAGCTATAAACTCGCATTACGCCATACAACATGATTCCGTTCACAACTTTCCATCGGTTCCCGCCTTAGAAGTTGGGTCAACTTCACACCAGGCAGTCTCAGAAGATCACATTCAACAGGACCAGCCAGCAGGTTCCACGTCATATCAGAAGAAGCCCCACTATCCCCATCTTCCTCAGCAGCACCAGCCCCACGCCCATTCAAGATTCTACGGAAGCCACTTGGCTGCCCCTTCGTCTGTGGACAGCCCGCCAGTAGCTTCACCAGGAATTTCAACTGGACCTGCGAGGTCTTCGAACCACCCAAACAATAAGGAAATGGTCGGGCACAGTCGGcatcaatttaatttcaaagGCGATGTGCTGGCCGTGCCGAATTTGGGGTTTCAGCAGGACGAGCTCAACCAAGAACTGTGCAGACCAGAAAACCAGCCCTATCCTGAGGATCAGTTGATGTGGGTGTCTCTGTCACATACGCAGGGACCCGAAAATGATCCGGTTATGAAAGCTTTTTACAGTAGTTTGACAAGCGCGGGAGCCATGGCACCAGCTGATAACCAACCGGTTTCTGTTCCATTAGAACCGATAGGTAAAATGGCGTCTGGATACAGTCATTTTGATAGTCAATACCCAGGAGCTTCTGCTCCAGCAACGCTGTCATCTCCGCCTTCAACATACTCTCAAGCTGAGCTTTCAGCTGACCCCAACCAACACTGCAGTGGACATAGTGCCTCAGTACCCCCTTTTCAATGCCTAACGCAGCCAAATATCGGGGTGAGCCTCAGAACCTCCTGTCCAAATTTGCAGCCAGTTATTATAACCATGCCTTGCTACGGGCAACGGCAGCCGACGCCCTACATCGCTCTGCCGAGAACCCCACCTGGAATAGTAAGAAGTAAAACCAAGGCAATTCCCTTTGGTCTTGATAAGGGTCCTATGGTAAGTCCTTTTGGAGGTGGCTTTGGATTGGGTAGCCAGTTTGGAAGTCCCTTTGGCATGAATCAGATAGGAACCGAGGAATATGACATGGAACACCAG AATCCTAGGAGCGCCGGCTCCCAATGTTCCAGCGCCCAATCTCTTTCAGCGGGTACTCAATTTTAA